The DNA region cgcttcaattcacctgttggttctacttccttgcacgaccttcttgtctcaaggctttcacaTGACTGAATTAATCTTAAGtgcacacttgttgaacccaagatttgtcaacacGATCCACCGTTTCACTCGATCAGATCtgaattgcacaatcttgtccaaaacctttaaacgctaaagatcttgaaggaaaatcTCACCtcggttttcttatttgaatccctcaaagatctcaacccaatattctttgtacaacaaacctaattggatgTTATCAATCATAATCTAGATAAtacccaatcaaaaaatgattatgtgtatccatagattgaattgaagatgatgagatgctttaaaatctggattcatgtaggttttactcactctagaaaccttactagagaatgatgcatatatgaagtatttatatgtaTGAGTGATTTTGGGCAAAAGGAAATGCAAAGGGCTTGAGAAAAATTTGAACTTTTGAAAAATTACATCAGATAGGTCGACCTATAAAAGTTATGTGTCGACATGTTCGATGCATAGGTCGACTTGTCTAAAGTCATGTGTTGACCTATGACTGTTATGTGCTCCCTATGTATCGACTTGAAGACTCGGCACATGAGACCGAGGCTACATGCTTTAATACAGCATCATACATGTCGACCTGTAGACtgtatgtgtcgacctatagccaATATTTTTTTCCATAGGTCGATCTGTAgttgcatgtgtcgacctgtaatgctatttttcaccaaaaaaatgatttttcatgcatgtttgatgcATGATACCTTTTCCACATTGTTTCCAAATAATTTTATACTTCCTAGTGCTGAGATGTACATAGAGATTCAAAGAATACTGTCCAATATACattaacgctaaagtatcctagttttgacatcatacaaaatacatctaacagAAGTTGCACTCACAAAAATGTGTCTGATGTCTGACGCGTACCTGATATAACACCATAAAATATTAACTTTTAATTATAGAATAAAATCATCGTTTGAGGATGCTACTCGAACATAACATgcatattttttaattaatttcaAAACTCGCAGCGGAACtcaaaataaataatataaacTTCATCTATCTCATCAAATTGAAATACTTAATGACATTAACATAATCTAATGATTAACTCAAAACAAATAAGCGCATTGTTTCCCAATATTACAGATCAGAGCATTAAATCAACTAAATAAGAATAAAcgataaaataaaacaaagaaaagCTCCATGGCCATCTTCCAACTCATAGTAGCACTTACTCCTCTTGAGTATCTGTACAATAATGTAAAGAGcaacacaaaacaaacaaggaagGGGTCATAATACGCTCAAATATATTAACAGTGTAAAAGAATGCAAGAGTAACTTAAATCACACAATCAACAACACTCATTTAATTCACACGTCGACACAACAAATCAATTCACATAGCCTTTATGTATGCAATGTGACTCACAACTCAACTCTATGTATGTGGTACCAATTTGGACATCAGAGATTTGTTACTAATCTTGTTTACTCAACAACAGTTCCTTATACGAACCGGGTCCTGACTCATGATCCCCAGACGATCACTAGTCCCCACTGCTGAACCCGTGATTCGCCTCTTTCAACACACTGACACAAAATGATGCATGACATACAAGTAATGCAAAAACAACACTTATGGTTCAACTTATAACCATAAAAATCATGCAATCCAACATTCACAGTAGTCTCCAGTTCTGAACTACTCACCTTAACACAACCGTTATAATTACATTCACAACACATAATTATAATCATAAATTCACAACTCATATGTATAGTCATATTTATAGAACATCACAACTCACACATATAATTATGATTGGCTACTTATAATTATACCAATAAATTGAATATTATTTAACTCATCACAATATCCCATCACAACAATTTAACCTCAACAAAACACCTCAAACATTAGCTAAACATCCACTGCATGTGAAAACAACATATAATTATAACTCATCATATAGTTATACACACATTTCAATAACATGTGCTCATACATCGAATAAAATATTCACATAATACTTAAGGAATATCTATTATACTCACCACCTTACCAACCAcggtaaaacaccaacaaacaacCATTGGAATCAGAGACAGTCGATGATTCGAGTCGAAAACAACAAAAAACAGTCGCTGGAATCGAAGACAATCGATGATTCGAGTCGAAAACAAGAACTTTGCGCTATCATGCTCGCTAAGCGCAACTTTTGTGGGCTAAACGCATGCTCTTTAAGCGCATATTTTTTGGGCTAAGCGTGGGCTCGCTAAGCGCATGTTTCCGGGGCTAAGCACAGACGCCCAGAACCGCAAAAATCAGAAACACAAATTTCACCATTGGAGCCTCATCAAAGCTCCGATTTTGACCCTAACCACTCAAATCAACCAGAAAACAATAGATACATATTATACCATAATTAAAACATAACTTATGCACTAATTAACATTTAAATTCATCAATTAATCATGAATCTAAGGTTATGTTCATAACACCAAATATACAACAAGAACATTCAAAATATTAAGGTTTGTATCCATCCATCATGCATAAATTCTAGCAATATACAGAACACGAATTTATACATTAAACATGGTAATTAGCATGGATTTTACACAATCATCATCAAAACTCATAAAGCACAGCAATGGTGAAGAAAACCTAGAGGAGGGTGAGGACCCTTCTCTATCCTTCATGCAATACATATATATTCAAGTAGTTTTCCCCTTACCTGAATTTCTAGCAACTCCTCAAGCTTTAGCTAGATGTTCTTTCCCTTAAAGAGTTTCTTAGATTTGCCTCTTTTTCAATTTTCACAATTCTCACGTACTGACAAGTTTGATTCCTTTCACTCCACCATATATTTTAACCTAAAATTATATTTAAGTTAATTATCATACTTTCACCTCTCAATTATTGTGCACTCTCTCCTCACTACTCATACTTCACCAAAATTCTATTTTCTACCCCTAATCTCACTATTCCACTATTTTacttattttattattattatttaattattgtACTATTATTTTAGTAAAATAAAACTCTATTAAATTCCAACAAATCCTAACAAAGGCTAAATAATCACATAACACATGTTATCACCaacataaataattaaataaaagcATCGAAAAAGtcaattaaataaattaattgaATTCAGGATGTTACAACTCACCCCCACTTATAGAGTTTTTATCCTAAAAAATTACCTGAATTGAACAACTCCAGATAAtactctttcatctgactctccatCTCCCATGTCATGCTTCCTCCAACAGGTCCTACCCATACAACCTTCACAAAGACGATATATTTGCCACTCAAGTGTTTCACTTCTCGATCATAAATTCTCAATGGTGATGCATCGACAGTCAAGTTATCTCTCACTTGCACATCTTCCATTAGAatcacatgagacggatctgGAACATAATTTTGAAGTTGAGACACGTGAAACACATTGTGAAGATTCAAAAGAGATGTTGGTAAAGAAAATTTGTAGGCCACTTCTCCTACTTTCTttaaaatctgataaggaccaatgaaatGCACCGTGACCATTCGAGATTTCAAAGTACGACAAACGCCTTTCACTAGAATGACTCTCAAtaacacatgatctccctcttggaattcAATTGCTTTCCTCCTTTTGTCATGATAACTATTTTGTCAACTCTGTGAAGctctcatcttctcctgaatcatcttgCTCTTCTCATTAGTTTGCTGAACAATTTTTGGCCTTAGTACAACACTTTCACCGTaatcataccaacacaaaggtgtcctaCACCCTCTACCATACAACGCTTCAAAATGTATCATTTTAATACTAGAATAGAAAATGTTGTTGTAGGTGAAATCAATCAGTGACAAGTAAGTATTCAAATTACCTCCTTTCTCCAACATGTAAGCTCTCAACAAATCTTCCAACGATTGGATGGTCCTCTCTGTATGATCGTACATCTAtggatgataagcagaactcGTCCGTAACTTAGTTCCTAAGGCTTCCTGCATACTTTCCCAGAACCTCGAGGTGAACATCAGATCTCTATTTGAAATAATACTCgaaggaataccatgcaaactgaTAATCCTCTCGGTATAAACCTTAGACAGTGTCTGCAACGGATAACTGATCCTTATCAGAATGAAATGAGCCTATTTATTCAACCTATCCACCACAACCCAAACCCTATCACTTCCCTTAGAAGTCTTAGGTAAACTCATAACAAAAACCATAGAAATGTTGTCCCATTTCCAGTCAGGAATACTCAACGATTGTATCATTCCTGGAAACTTTTGATGCTCAATATTCAACTTCTGCCAATTCAAGCAAGAATAAACAAACTCGATAATATCCTTCTTCATTCTTGGCCACCAAAACATCCTCTTCAAATCTTGGTATATCTTATTAGCACt from Lathyrus oleraceus cultivar Zhongwan6 chromosome 1, CAAS_Psat_ZW6_1.0, whole genome shotgun sequence includes:
- the LOC127091902 gene encoding uncharacterized protein LOC127091902; the protein is MVTVHFIGPYQILKKVGEVAYKFSLPTSLLNLHNVFHVSQLQNYVPDPSHVILMEDVQVRDNLTVDASPLRIYDREVKHLSGKYIVFVKVVWVGPVGGSMTWEMESQMKEYYLELFNSVDV